The Nitrospira tepida genome includes a window with the following:
- a CDS encoding cation diffusion facilitator family transporter — protein sequence MTIAHPQYSELRQRLYLSLGLNAVVILAEFGAGWWLNSIGLMSDAGHNLIDQGSLFLALYAHLLAARPATEARTFGYHRAGIISAFVSSAVLLLTALAIAALAVKRILVPVPVPGGWVMGVAFLSFIANLTIALLLQRGAEEDLNIRGAFWHMLGDAWVSLGVVASGGAILLTGWTVLDPMVSLLVVVVIVRGAWPILRESMEVLLESTPPGIKTAHVVEAIEKVPGVKNVHDLHIWAVEPRLVMLTCHVMVEGDDSTLTNELLHTIRRKVASEFGIQHLTIQMETQCCHGTEVHCNLHHLTTDHATEPLHVHR from the coding sequence ATGACGATTGCACATCCTCAATATTCGGAGCTCAGGCAACGCCTCTATCTCTCGCTCGGCCTCAACGCCGTCGTGATTCTGGCCGAGTTTGGGGCCGGCTGGTGGCTCAACAGCATCGGGCTCATGAGCGATGCCGGCCACAACCTCATCGACCAGGGCTCGCTCTTTCTTGCGCTCTACGCGCACCTCTTGGCCGCGCGACCGGCGACCGAAGCCCGCACATTCGGCTATCACCGGGCCGGCATCATCTCGGCATTCGTGAGCTCGGCCGTGCTGCTGCTGACGGCGCTGGCGATCGCGGCCTTGGCCGTCAAGCGCATCCTTGTCCCCGTGCCGGTCCCAGGCGGCTGGGTGATGGGGGTCGCCTTCCTCTCGTTCATCGCCAACTTGACCATCGCCCTGCTCCTGCAGCGCGGCGCGGAAGAAGACCTGAACATTCGGGGCGCCTTCTGGCACATGTTGGGAGACGCCTGGGTTTCGCTTGGCGTCGTGGCGAGCGGCGGGGCTATTTTGCTGACGGGCTGGACCGTGCTCGATCCGATGGTGAGCCTGCTGGTGGTCGTGGTGATCGTGCGGGGTGCCTGGCCGATCTTGCGGGAATCGATGGAGGTGCTGCTGGAGTCAACGCCGCCCGGCATCAAGACCGCGCACGTGGTGGAAGCGATTGAAAAGGTTCCAGGCGTGAAGAACGTGCACGATTTGCATATCTGGGCCGTCGAACCGCGCCTGGTGATGCTGACCTGTCATGTCATGGTCGAAGGCGACGATTCCACCCTCACCAACGAACTCTTGCATACTATTCGCCGAAAAGTGGCCTCTGAATTCGGCATCCAGCACCTGACGATCCAAATGGAAACCCAGTGCTGCCATGGGACGGAGGTCCACTGCAACCTCCACCACCTCACCACCGACCACGCCACCGAGCCGCTGCACGTGCATCGGTGA
- a CDS encoding ATP-binding protein, protein MPGIVASDEPDRIELLRAYSHIHLEEEIRREALVRDWGAFVRFLQLAARESGQILNYAAISQETGISQPTVKSYYQLLEDMFVGFQIRAFGKSPRKNLVSTPKFLFFDLGVRHTAAGLSPSLDLARANPGPLFEQWVGIELWIRLQYLGKGGLFYQRTRGGAEVDYIFEYKGCLTPIEVKWTEQPSLSDTRHLLTFLDEHPRQARQGYLICRCPRPLRLHDKIMALPWCCL, encoded by the coding sequence TTGCCGGGCATAGTGGCGAGCGACGAGCCGGATCGAATCGAGTTGCTCCGCGCCTACTCGCACATTCACCTGGAGGAAGAAATCCGGCGTGAGGCGTTGGTTCGGGACTGGGGCGCGTTCGTTCGCTTTCTACAGTTGGCCGCGCGGGAATCAGGACAGATCTTGAACTATGCCGCGATCTCGCAGGAGACGGGCATCTCTCAGCCGACGGTGAAGAGTTACTATCAGCTCCTGGAGGATATGTTCGTGGGGTTCCAGATTCGGGCCTTCGGCAAGAGCCCACGTAAGAATCTGGTGTCCACACCTAAATTCCTGTTCTTCGACCTGGGGGTTCGGCACACGGCGGCCGGATTGTCTCCTTCCCTGGACCTCGCCCGAGCCAACCCTGGCCCGCTGTTTGAGCAATGGGTGGGCATTGAACTGTGGATTCGTCTTCAGTATCTCGGCAAGGGGGGACTCTTCTACCAGCGGACGCGTGGCGGGGCCGAGGTGGATTACATTTTCGAGTACAAGGGGTGCCTCACTCCCATCGAGGTGAAATGGACGGAGCAGCCGTCGCTCTCGGACACGCGGCACCTGCTGACCTTTCTTGATGAGCATCCCCGGCAAGCAAGACAAGGCTATCTGATCTGCCGGTGTCCCCGTCCTCTGCGCCTGCATGACAAGATCATGGCTCTTCCATGGTGCTGTCTCTGA
- a CDS encoding DUF2130 domain-containing protein: MSEPTIICPTCKTEIKLTESLAAPLLESTKREYEKRLAQKDADAAKREAALREREEAVSKAQQAIEEQVAEKMRLERTRIAAEEAKKAKLALQTDLDQKTRDLSDLQVLIQQRDAKLAEAQHEQAELIRKQRELDDAKRELDLTVEKRVQEGLAATREQAKREVEEGLKLKVLEKEQTIAAMQKQIEELKRKAEQGSQQLQGEVQELEIEALLGATFPRDTIQPVPKGEHGGDVLQIVTGPLGQSCGTILWESKRTKNWSDGWLTKLREDQRAAKAELSVIVSQVLPKGVEIFELVDGVWVVHPKVVLPVAVALRQMLIEVASARQATEGQQTKMEMIYEYLTGPRFRHRVEAIVEAFSTMREDLDKEKKAITKQWAKREEQIERVMQATVGMYGDLQGIAGKSLKEIEGLELTAIEGPASEGVGPPEDRQ; encoded by the coding sequence ATGAGCGAACCGACCATCATCTGTCCCACCTGCAAGACGGAAATCAAACTCACGGAATCCCTCGCCGCCCCGCTGCTAGAATCCACCAAGCGGGAATATGAGAAACGGCTCGCCCAGAAAGATGCGGATGCGGCGAAACGAGAAGCGGCCTTGCGCGAACGGGAAGAGGCCGTTTCGAAGGCACAGCAGGCGATCGAGGAGCAGGTGGCGGAAAAGATGCGCCTCGAACGAACCAGGATCGCGGCTGAGGAAGCGAAGAAGGCCAAGCTGGCCTTGCAGACGGATCTGGACCAGAAGACGAGGGATTTGTCTGATCTTCAAGTGTTGATTCAACAGCGTGATGCCAAGTTGGCGGAAGCCCAGCATGAACAGGCGGAGCTGATCAGGAAACAGCGAGAGTTGGACGACGCTAAACGTGAGCTGGACCTGACGGTCGAAAAGCGTGTGCAAGAGGGGTTGGCGGCCACGCGCGAACAGGCCAAGCGGGAGGTAGAAGAGGGACTGAAGCTGAAGGTGTTGGAAAAGGAACAGACCATCGCCGCGATGCAGAAACAGATCGAAGAACTCAAGCGCAAGGCCGAACAGGGTTCTCAACAACTCCAGGGGGAGGTGCAGGAACTGGAGATCGAAGCCCTGCTCGGCGCCACGTTCCCGCGCGATACGATCCAGCCGGTGCCGAAGGGCGAACATGGCGGCGATGTGCTTCAGATCGTGACAGGCCCGCTCGGCCAGTCCTGCGGGACGATCCTCTGGGAGTCCAAACGGACCAAGAATTGGAGCGACGGGTGGCTGACCAAGCTGCGCGAGGATCAGCGGGCGGCCAAGGCGGAGCTGTCGGTGATCGTCAGCCAGGTCCTGCCGAAGGGAGTGGAGATCTTCGAACTCGTGGACGGCGTCTGGGTAGTCCATCCCAAGGTCGTGCTGCCGGTGGCGGTGGCGCTCCGGCAGATGCTCATCGAAGTGGCGTCGGCCCGGCAGGCCACCGAAGGCCAGCAGACCAAGATGGAAATGATCTACGAGTACCTGACCGGACCGAGGTTCCGCCATCGGGTCGAGGCGATCGTGGAGGCCTTCTCCACCATGCGGGAAGATCTGGATAAGGAGAAGAAGGCCATCACCAAACAATGGGCCAAGCGCGAAGAGCAGATCGAACGAGTGATGCAAGCCACCGTCGGCATGTACGGCGATCTGCAGGGCATCGCGGGCAAATCGCTCAAGGAGATCGAGGGGCTGGAACTGACGGCGATCGAGGGGCCGGCAAGCGAGGGAGTAGGTCCACCTGAAGACAGGCAATAA
- a CDS encoding CobW family GTP-binding protein, whose protein sequence is MHQISPVPFYMLAGPLGTGKTTLLLRLLEYWKKQGRTVGVVMNESGQVSIDGPRAGAVAGQVVNLAGGCVCCDTKDDLAWGIGQLITDFRSDLIVLECSGMANPAEVIDAVTDAFVSRMVTLRQTIALVQPTADPEQAYSDPVIAHSLRCADDIILNKRDLFLSTMWDASAKAIVARNPYARLWEASHARLDPDELLRTRERSPLHQPSPNVTVDAHPPSTQSKTRAAYHPLVMTVRLPGPVNRRKFLDWMDRLPIGLERAKGFLRFTDDPSLQEFQYAPPGVSQVEPLHLLDEPPHAVVLIGRNYDQEACRTALLGCAESPAPERAAD, encoded by the coding sequence ATGCACCAGATCTCGCCCGTTCCGTTTTACATGCTGGCCGGCCCCTTGGGGACCGGCAAGACCACGCTGCTGCTGCGCCTGCTGGAATATTGGAAGAAGCAGGGCCGCACCGTCGGGGTCGTCATGAACGAGTCCGGCCAGGTCAGCATCGATGGGCCGAGGGCCGGCGCCGTCGCCGGCCAGGTGGTGAATCTCGCCGGCGGTTGCGTCTGTTGCGACACGAAGGACGATCTGGCCTGGGGCATCGGACAACTGATCACCGACTTCCGTTCCGACCTGATCGTGCTCGAATGTTCCGGCATGGCCAACCCGGCGGAAGTCATCGATGCGGTGACGGACGCGTTCGTTTCCCGCATGGTGACCCTGCGCCAAACCATCGCGCTGGTCCAACCGACAGCGGACCCGGAACAGGCCTACAGCGATCCGGTGATCGCCCATTCGCTTCGGTGTGCCGACGACATCATCTTGAACAAGCGCGATCTGTTTCTCAGCACGATGTGGGACGCGTCGGCCAAGGCCATCGTGGCCCGCAATCCCTATGCCCGGCTCTGGGAGGCCAGCCATGCCCGCCTCGACCCGGACGAGCTGCTTCGAACGCGCGAACGGTCGCCATTGCACCAACCGTCACCGAACGTGACAGTCGACGCCCATCCGCCCTCGACCCAATCCAAAACACGCGCCGCCTATCATCCGCTAGTCATGACCGTACGGCTGCCCGGTCCGGTGAACCGGCGCAAGTTTCTCGATTGGATGGACCGGCTTCCGATCGGCTTGGAACGGGCCAAGGGGTTCTTGCGGTTCACAGATGATCCGTCGCTCCAGGAGTTTCAATATGCGCCGCCAGGGGTCAGCCAGGTGGAGCCGCTTCATCTGTTGGACGAGCCTCCCCATGCGGTTGTCCTCATCGGCCGGAACTACGACCAAGAGGCCTGCCGGACCGCCTTGCTGGGTTGTGCGGAATCCCCCGCGCCCGAACGGGCTGCGGATTGA
- a CDS encoding SGNH/GDSL hydrolase family protein: protein MHLRAGHAAGVCLSVLLGFQIGMPASEVSPIERLNEHSSPATTPLMPVASAPSVAIRIMPLGDSITEASSGFGSYRYYLWQELTREGFAVDFVGSMTGIGGAVSNPEEFDSDHEGHPGWRADEVAANIERWAGSARPDLVLIHLGTNDLAQGQPPSDVVQDLTTIIDRLRIVNPHIHILLAQIIPMRADGPPDVLELNRAISALAATARTVASPVEAVDHFTGFDHAGMTWDGIHPNGEGNRRIALVWRQALLPHLRAIQQAAQ from the coding sequence ATGCACCTACGCGCTGGTCACGCTGCCGGCGTCTGTTTGTCCGTTCTCCTCGGCTTCCAGATCGGGATGCCGGCCTCAGAGGTCAGTCCCATCGAGCGGCTGAACGAACATTCTTCCCCGGCGACGACGCCCCTGATGCCGGTCGCGTCCGCTCCATCTGTCGCGATTCGCATCATGCCGCTCGGCGATTCGATTACCGAGGCCTCCAGCGGTTTCGGCAGCTATCGCTATTACTTGTGGCAGGAGTTGACGCGAGAAGGATTCGCCGTGGACTTCGTTGGATCGATGACCGGCATCGGAGGAGCGGTGTCCAACCCAGAGGAGTTCGACTCGGACCACGAAGGCCATCCCGGATGGCGAGCCGATGAAGTGGCAGCCAACATCGAGCGCTGGGCCGGATCAGCACGGCCCGACCTCGTGCTCATCCATCTCGGCACCAATGACCTGGCTCAAGGCCAACCCCCGTCGGACGTGGTTCAGGATTTGACGACCATCATCGACCGGCTCCGCATCGTCAACCCGCACATCCATATCCTACTCGCCCAGATTATTCCGATGAGGGCGGACGGCCCGCCGGATGTTTTGGAACTCAATAGGGCCATCTCGGCCCTGGCCGCCACCGCGCGCACCGTGGCATCTCCCGTTGAAGCTGTGGATCACTTCACCGGCTTCGACCATGCCGGCATGACGTGGGATGGCATCCATCCCAACGGGGAAGGCAATCGGAGGATCGCCTTAGTCTGGCGCCAGGCCCTGCTCCCGCACCTACGGGCCATCCAGCAAGCGGCACAGTAA
- a CDS encoding phosphatase PAP2 family protein, producing MNWDAALFYAINGLAGRFEWLDAAMRFFAHPSPGYLGIAVAVVCWVWWSWWEAMFAVPTVASAVGIADAIGAQLKHWVERLRPCVTLSDVHLLGDCGRLFGFPSNHAINTAAMAAFLHALYPRTGWISWPIVALVGLARVYTGVHYPGDVMGGWLVGTIMGAGAAFLLLRWHRFRPMVSARTAPDASHPHSNEQKDEALSGPVR from the coding sequence ATGAACTGGGACGCCGCACTGTTCTATGCGATCAACGGCCTTGCCGGCCGCTTCGAATGGCTCGATGCCGCCATGCGGTTCTTCGCGCATCCCAGCCCTGGCTATCTCGGCATTGCCGTCGCGGTGGTGTGCTGGGTCTGGTGGTCCTGGTGGGAGGCGATGTTCGCCGTGCCGACCGTCGCATCGGCCGTGGGGATCGCCGATGCGATCGGCGCACAGCTCAAGCATTGGGTCGAACGGTTGCGGCCCTGCGTGACCCTGTCTGATGTGCACCTCCTCGGCGATTGCGGACGGCTCTTCGGTTTTCCGTCCAACCATGCGATCAACACGGCCGCCATGGCGGCCTTTCTCCATGCGCTCTACCCCAGGACCGGCTGGATCAGTTGGCCGATCGTCGCGCTGGTGGGGCTGGCCCGGGTCTATACCGGCGTCCATTATCCGGGCGATGTGATGGGAGGCTGGCTGGTTGGAACGATCATGGGAGCCGGGGCTGCGTTCTTGCTACTGCGCTGGCATCGCTTCCGACCGATGGTGTCAGCCCGGACCGCGCCGGACGCATCCCACCCACATTCCAACGAACAAAAGGACGAGGCCCTGTCTGGGCCTGTCCGCTGA
- a CDS encoding energy transducer TonB: protein MGEKDLTLLAATIGKLVLCCVACVCLWPVAAVAATGAEATHETDHAEDMEVLELQEVHVHGLPLNKDQQLGPVPKLTPWPKIPPQLDGKVIDDWMKARFLVSKDATATVVVLEPCKHRELTQAGLQALNRWTFDPQMKGDEPVDGEITVRIHFRTQ, encoded by the coding sequence ATGGGAGAAAAGGATCTCACCTTGTTGGCAGCGACGATTGGGAAGCTCGTCCTTTGCTGTGTGGCGTGCGTCTGTCTGTGGCCGGTCGCCGCGGTGGCGGCGACCGGCGCCGAGGCCACGCACGAGACCGACCATGCCGAGGACATGGAAGTGCTTGAACTCCAGGAGGTGCATGTCCATGGCCTGCCGCTGAACAAGGATCAGCAGCTCGGGCCGGTCCCGAAGTTGACCCCTTGGCCGAAGATTCCACCCCAGCTCGACGGGAAAGTGATCGACGACTGGATGAAGGCGCGGTTTCTGGTCAGCAAGGATGCTACGGCCACCGTCGTGGTGCTGGAACCCTGCAAGCACCGCGAGCTGACGCAAGCGGGCCTCCAAGCCCTGAACCGGTGGACCTTCGATCCGCAAATGAAGGGTGATGAGCCGGTGGACGGGGAGATCACGGTTCGTATTCATTTCCGGACGCAGTGA